attctaggattctctgaaaccaccctttCAGtagttgcaggaggagccctgggcctcctcttcagaagctccagcagcccaggtccctcagcttctcctgccagccccaaagcccatcctgtcagtcctgcagagcccctgcagctcctcctcattgCTGAGAACAGgaagccccagagccagacacagcagcccagatgtgcccccctggcctgtgGTGCCactggcaagggagcagcaccaggcactgcaggagcctgcaaacaattcctgcagcacttgtaggatgatcctgctgcccaagggatgttcccatggtgccaagtcaggaactgcaatggggagtggggccagagaggaaagggcaaacagggatgggctgtttgcagggaagGAAGAGGTGTGGGCAATGGGAAGAAATTTGTAGcaggaagaggaaaacaagcaaaggtgaagccaaggaaatgctcggggcagtttgggggtggctgccaggcagtcctggctctgagcaacagcgtcttcagtgggacaggaaactcccagctgatgggaacaaactttctggctgagtggagaggccaggacaaagctgagtggtttccctggtgtcccccagcccttgctggccccaggggctgatggcatttgtgctccctcaggttcatgtccccacagcagcagcatgggggtgctccccctgctctgtgcaatgcaaacagaggctcctgagccagtgctgccgtgtctgtgcctgcaaggatggggcgcctgtgtgagctgggggagaggccagggctgcagagggggggatgttgttggcagctccatgaggatgctctgggacgctgccctgggctgtccagcgcactggggatggatcagcccctgctctgctgctccttcccatctgccccagggcccttgcagagccccaaccatgctgtttgcccccagcctgcccacagccagcctgggactgctcacagggcttttccgtgctgagcattggcctggctgtgttcttgagagagcctgggcaaggagcctggagcccccaggccctggcctgaggcgtcagcgctgccccagcagtgcccatggcccgtccctgctgcagccccggcactgccagccccagggctgtgcccggccccgagagcactcaggccctacagcaacaccagggccaccagggcagtggggcagggccacggcagcagcactggcaacaccaagtgctgctgctgctgtgcacaggtgctgggccagcactgatctgcccccagctctgcacacagacattgctgctgcagcttcagagaGGGCAATAAAAGGGggatctctgcagaaaactttgctgggagatcctttagttGATTTGAAACCACAAAGAGCgcagcccctcattgacacaCTCTGTGTCCACAGGGAAGgtagagagaaacaaaatgagaaatggcacaaacaattacatttgttttttggacaatatgaaaaaagaaaaacaaagtaaaagaTCCCTAAAATGAAGCCAACAAGAGTATCAAACATTACTTGTATTGCGAATGATTTGCAAAAATTGGCCAACAGTTTAATATTCCTgaaaccatccagtcatcagtgtccacactgcagccttgagctcctggttcctcaggctgtagatgagggggttcagggctgggggcaccactgagtacagaactgacagggccagatccagggatggggaggacatggaggggggcttcaggtgAGCAAATGTGCCAGTGCTGAGGTACAGGGAGACCACaaccaggtgagggaggcaggtggaaaaggctttgtgccgtctCTGCTCAGACGGGATCCTCAGCAAgaccctgaagatctgcacataggagaaaacaatgaacacaaaacagccaaataCTAAAcaggcactgacagcaatgaacccaaattccctgaggtttgagtgtgagcaggagagcttgaggatctgggAGATTttacagaagaactggcccagggcattgccatggcagaggggcaaggaaaatgtattggctgtgtgcagcagtgaatagagaaaggcactggcccaggcagctgctgccatgtgggcacaagctctgctgcccaggaaggtcccatagtgcaggggtttgcagatggacacatagcggtcgcagcacatgatggtcaggagggaaagctctgctgagaggaggaacataaagaaaaatagctgtgcagcacatccttTGTAGGAGATGTTGCTGGTGTCCCAGAGtgaattgtgcatggctttggggacagcggtgcagatggagcccaggtcgctgagggccaggttgagcaggaagaagaacatgggtgtgtgcaggtggtggccgcaggctacagcgctgatgatgaggccgttgcccaggagggcagccagggagatgcccagcaagatgcagaagtgcaggagctgcagctgccgcgtgtctgccaatgccagcagaaggaagtggctgatggagctgctgttggataTTTGAGCTGTCTTGGCATGGTGATctgtaaagaaataaatcatgaaatatttttgtttgagaCGACTTTAAATATCCCACCACAGCCTGGGGGCACTTTCCcctcactgcctgcccagggctctgcttcCTTGAGCTGTCCCTGCTAGCAGCttcttccctgtgcccagggctgggccttgccagtgctgccagagcccagcccagctttgagggctcagctctgccatgcagacccctcccagctcaaGCACTGCCCCGGGGCATTTGCAGGCTCTGAGGGCAACATCAGAGCAAAGCGACACTGATGCTGCCTGTGAGGGGCCCTATGGTGATATCTGTCACAGCCTGgttttttaacatctgtgatAGATTTTATTTATCTTTCTCAACCTGAACTGAGAGATGAATTTCCCATCCAGGCAACCCGGAGCAGTAGAtttaaaaagcaggattttcccttttatgcagcccctgcctctcTAAGTACCCTGTATAATCTATGTGGAGCTGTTCTGCAGTTAAATGCCATGCTGGGAGCAGTCCCAAACAATGCAGCATCCTCCCCACATAAGGAGAACACTTCCAAGCCttaccagctgtctcctcccacccagatcttgttccccagggctgggagcagctgtcagggctggctgatgagctgtccctggcaggcagcagagtccctgccccagcacagcgccctgggctgcaggaccctgctctgcaggacagccctgggcacccctggctgctctgcacaagagacagTAAGAGAATGTATTCACAGGGTCCGCAGGCATTGGGATGGTCCAGCTttaggagatggctccaggagctgcagctgcattgtcctgcagccagaggttcctgtgccaagggctggcagtgattctgccccaggcacttctcagcaccttcccagccctgactgattgaagctctctgtgcctctgtgctgtgcccggggtggctgcaggcagtgccccagccctgctgggctggcagaagagctgctcatcaagagaaatgtgcttttgaagctttGCTTGATTACAAGgacctgcctctgtgccaggtgcccagctcagctcagtagcacacacagagcaccatgactttaatgagcctctggggctttgtgctcaggccctgaacatcagtccctgagagggagctgaagaaacctctccagaactccaaggcagaatccaactccaaagtttcttggacttttaatgggtcccactgggGGACAccactgagaaagtgtccccaggtcccaggcagagcagagaactggaggcagtgatgacaggtggggacaaagagaagccaagtcttggtgccctggggcacagcagggtctgtgccaccaagggctgtggggagacaccttgtcctgaggcactggggcctcctggcacagccccagccaggctgggcactgtcagccccttgtcctgccctcagcatcgccccctagcccacatcccagtggcctcaaggatctgctggaaggagtccctggggagccttgctcagcaatggccctgggggctccctaATGTTCCCAGAGACTGCaagtttttcaaaggactttgggtttggcttttgccttggactTTCTtagaggtttgt
The window above is part of the Ammospiza caudacuta isolate bAmmCau1 chromosome 30, bAmmCau1.pri, whole genome shotgun sequence genome. Proteins encoded here:
- the LOC131569678 gene encoding olfactory receptor 14I1-like, with the protein product QLLHFCILLGISLAALLGNGLIISAVACGHHLHTPMFFFLLNLALSDLGSICTAVPKAMHNSLWDTSNISYKGCAAQLFFFMFLLSAELSLLTIMCCDRYVSICK